The following proteins are co-located in the Apium graveolens cultivar Ventura chromosome 5, ASM990537v1, whole genome shotgun sequence genome:
- the LOC141724407 gene encoding rust resistance kinase Lr10-like isoform X2 — MEFGILFGLEIPSALSGGPFFALFWLLQRYFGTLVQDIGAYVRLVCGTAFIIGCIVYKLRRRHLSVYDNIEDFLQRQNNFMPIRYSYSQLKKSTNGFKDKLGEGGFGTVHKGKLRSGLIVAVKVLSNYKASGQDFINEVGTIGRIHHINIVRLVGFCVEGPKRALVYEFMPNGSLDKYIFVDGDESEAGRTTFVSCEKMYEISCKVARGIEYLHRGCDMQILHFDIKPHNILLDENFNPKISDFGLAKLHATDDSIVTMTAARGTLGYMAPELFYKNIGGVSMKADVYSFGMLLMEMAGKRKNINPLKDEISQIYFPSWIYDQISKGKEIEIEDATENEKMLVKKMIIVAMWCIQMKPAERPSMHEVIGMLEGDLELLVMPPKPLICPEETSTEDAELSLTSSN; from the exons ATG GAATTCGGTATCCTGTTTGGTTTAG AAATTCCAAGCGCCCTCTCGG GTGGTCCGTTCTTCGCTTTGTTTTGGCTTCTGCAGC GATATTTTGGCACCTTGGTCCAAG ATATTGGAGCGTATGTAAGATTAGTGTGCGGAACAGCATTTATAATTGGATGTATAGTATACAAATTAAGGAGAAGACATTTATCTGTATATGACAACATAGAAGACTTCCTCCAACGTCAAAACAATTTCATGCCCATTAGGTACAGTTATTCCCAACTTAAAAAATCCACCAACGGGTTTAAAGATAAACTCGGTGAAGGAGGCTTTGGTACTGTACACAAAGGAAAACTTCGAAGTGGCCTCATTGTAGCTGTTAAAGTATTAAGCAACTACAAGGCTAGCGGGCAAGATTTCATTAATGAAGTTGGTACCATTGGTAGGATTCATCATATTAACATTGTGAGACTTGTTGGCTTTTGTGTTGAGGGTCCAAAACGTGCCCTCGTTTATGAGTTCATGCCTAATGGTTCTCTTGATAAATACATTTTCGTTGATGGAGATGAAAGTGAAGCCGGGAGAACAACATTTGTGAGTTGTGAAAAGATGTACGAGATTTCATGCAAAGTGGCCCGTGGCATTGAGTATTTACATCGAGGTTGTGACATGCAAATCTTACATTTTGACATCAAGCCTCATAATATTCTCCTCGATGAGAACTTCAATCCAAAAATTTCTGATTTTGGCCTTGCGAAACTACATGCTACTGATGATAGTATTGTGACTATGACTGCAGCAAGGGGAACACTGGGTTACATGGCTCCAgaattattttacaaaaatattgGAGGTGTTTCTATGAAGGCAGATGTTTATAGTTTTGGAATGTTGTTAATGGAAATGGCTGGTAAAAGGAAAAATATAAATCCGTTGAAGGATGAAATTAGCCAAATTTACTTCCCTTCATGGATTTATGACCAAATTAGCAAAGGTAAAGAGATTGAAATTGAAGATGCTACTGAAAATGAGAAGATGTTGGTTAAGAAGATGATTATTGTAGCAATGTGGTGTATACAAATGAAGCCAGCTGAGCGACCTTCAATGCACGAAGTTATTGGAATGCTTGAAGGGGATCTCGAACTTTTGGTGATGCCCCCAAAACCTTTAATTTGCCCAGAAGAGACATCGACTGAGGATGCAGAACTTAGTCTAACGTCTTCAAACTGA
- the LOC141724407 gene encoding rust resistance kinase Lr10-like isoform X1 gives MVDPREMMSSWLLSVFIVALTTLSNSCCQASSCGSIGNITRPFYLKDQPHNWHGFRFQLSCHKNRTTLRFPTSQFPMFYVEAINYDKQTVRLIDSGIATNNYSCSSAPLHPFFNKTKYFYLMPSFPAIREFNQPITYIDCPAPVSKSSLTHRYKPITPCSSSLSSYVVIGDMDSSEVENNCTIQKATWVSSAWPNINRKSFLDIQDMVYGVDLPFRYFSCLKCHNGLSVYCSDVKTENPDLGCPDGIRYPVWFRYLEIPSALSGGPFFALFWLLQRYFGTLVQDIGAYVRLVCGTAFIIGCIVYKLRRRHLSVYDNIEDFLQRQNNFMPIRYSYSQLKKSTNGFKDKLGEGGFGTVHKGKLRSGLIVAVKVLSNYKASGQDFINEVGTIGRIHHINIVRLVGFCVEGPKRALVYEFMPNGSLDKYIFVDGDESEAGRTTFVSCEKMYEISCKVARGIEYLHRGCDMQILHFDIKPHNILLDENFNPKISDFGLAKLHATDDSIVTMTAARGTLGYMAPELFYKNIGGVSMKADVYSFGMLLMEMAGKRKNINPLKDEISQIYFPSWIYDQISKGKEIEIEDATENEKMLVKKMIIVAMWCIQMKPAERPSMHEVIGMLEGDLELLVMPPKPLICPEETSTEDAELSLTSSN, from the exons ATGGTTGATCCACGAGAAATGATGTCGTCTTGGTTACTAAGTGTCTTCATTGTAGCTTTAACAACACTATCCAACAGCTGCTGCCAAGCCTCTTCCTGCGGTAGTATTGGTAACATCACCCGCCCTTTCTATCTCAAGGATCAACCACACAATTGGCATGGTTTCAGATTTCAACTCTCTTGCCACAAAAATCGCACTACTTTACGATTTCCTACTTCCCAGTTTCCCATGTTTTATGTGGAGGCTATCAATTACGACAAACAAACTGTTCGGCTAATTGATTCTGGTATAGCCACAAATAACTACTCATGTTCCTCTGCTCCTCTCCATCCTTTCTTCAATAAAACTAAATACTTTTACTTGATGCCTTCTTTTCCTGCAATTCGAGAGTTCAATCAGCCAATAACATATATTGACTGTCCGGCTCCTGTGTCAAAATCATCCTTAACACATAGATATAAACCCATAACTCCTTGCTCATCATCACTCTCTTCATACGTTGTCATCGGAGATATGGATTCCTCGGAAGTGGAGAACAATTGCACGATTCAGAAGGCGACATGGGTATCATCAGCATGGCCTAATATTAATAGAAAATCTTTCTTGGATATTCAGGACATGGTTTACGGAGTAGACCTACCATTCAGATATTTTTCCTGCCTAAAGTGTCATAATGGTCTTTCTGTGTATTGTTCGGATGTAAAAACCGAAAATCCTGACTTGGGCTGCCCGGATG GAATTCGGTATCCTGTTTGGTTTAGGTACTTGG AAATTCCAAGCGCCCTCTCGG GTGGTCCGTTCTTCGCTTTGTTTTGGCTTCTGCAGC GATATTTTGGCACCTTGGTCCAAG ATATTGGAGCGTATGTAAGATTAGTGTGCGGAACAGCATTTATAATTGGATGTATAGTATACAAATTAAGGAGAAGACATTTATCTGTATATGACAACATAGAAGACTTCCTCCAACGTCAAAACAATTTCATGCCCATTAGGTACAGTTATTCCCAACTTAAAAAATCCACCAACGGGTTTAAAGATAAACTCGGTGAAGGAGGCTTTGGTACTGTACACAAAGGAAAACTTCGAAGTGGCCTCATTGTAGCTGTTAAAGTATTAAGCAACTACAAGGCTAGCGGGCAAGATTTCATTAATGAAGTTGGTACCATTGGTAGGATTCATCATATTAACATTGTGAGACTTGTTGGCTTTTGTGTTGAGGGTCCAAAACGTGCCCTCGTTTATGAGTTCATGCCTAATGGTTCTCTTGATAAATACATTTTCGTTGATGGAGATGAAAGTGAAGCCGGGAGAACAACATTTGTGAGTTGTGAAAAGATGTACGAGATTTCATGCAAAGTGGCCCGTGGCATTGAGTATTTACATCGAGGTTGTGACATGCAAATCTTACATTTTGACATCAAGCCTCATAATATTCTCCTCGATGAGAACTTCAATCCAAAAATTTCTGATTTTGGCCTTGCGAAACTACATGCTACTGATGATAGTATTGTGACTATGACTGCAGCAAGGGGAACACTGGGTTACATGGCTCCAgaattattttacaaaaatattgGAGGTGTTTCTATGAAGGCAGATGTTTATAGTTTTGGAATGTTGTTAATGGAAATGGCTGGTAAAAGGAAAAATATAAATCCGTTGAAGGATGAAATTAGCCAAATTTACTTCCCTTCATGGATTTATGACCAAATTAGCAAAGGTAAAGAGATTGAAATTGAAGATGCTACTGAAAATGAGAAGATGTTGGTTAAGAAGATGATTATTGTAGCAATGTGGTGTATACAAATGAAGCCAGCTGAGCGACCTTCAATGCACGAAGTTATTGGAATGCTTGAAGGGGATCTCGAACTTTTGGTGATGCCCCCAAAACCTTTAATTTGCCCAGAAGAGACATCGACTGAGGATGCAGAACTTAGTCTAACGTCTTCAAACTGA
- the LOC141724405 gene encoding rust resistance kinase Lr10-like — protein sequence MCGNLDMAIVHMLKLLVFVCYFTNKLGVAIPQHDECSVTRCHGGSKIRFPFQQILLDKNKQLEPDHCGVPGFELSCNTSDHSSNHPVLRFEYQVNTSLPGLHLSLSVEAYVDSIDYKSQQLHFLSKSTNITQHYGYYLTRSPFKHFMFMENVLDSPRYLTDYTFYKCSRSGYVGIIDNIIEVVPSLSGRDFQVYVVYSYLKTTEALLTSCTKLYNISRTPLFGGGLSWSRPDCRDCEGKRQYCKFKANSTTNTQCFPIPKGHSSHKTGKVGGILLLSFILVALCYVIHLYKQKKNYHQKIEMFLEDYKALKPTRYSYADIKKISNQFKVKLGEGGYGSVFKGQLSNDVPVAIKILNDKVDAKGSGEDFINEVSTIGLVHHINVVRLVGYCADGCRRALVYEFLPNKSLEKFVYSRENRRNRFLGWEKMEDIALGIAKGIEYLHQGCAQRILHFDIKPHNILLDQNFNPKISDFGLAKLCTKGQSIVSMTMARGTVGYIAPEVFSRNFGKVSSKSDVYSFGMLLLEMVGSRNHTSLATENTSEVYFPEWIFHQLEQGRETRSEIEEEVNEKIERKLTIVGLWCVNWHPADRPSMKHVIQMLEGEDCPAIPPNPFSSTRSRNALPPSAMPFGNELEVISESE from the exons ATGTGCGGGAACTTGGATATGGCTATTGTTCATATGTTGAAGTTGCTTGTATTTGTATGTTATTTCACGAATAAACTTGGCGTTGCAATACCACAACATGATGAATGCAGTGTGACAAGGTGCCATGGAGGAAGCAAAATTCGATTCCCATTCCAACAAATTTTACTAGATAAAAATAAGCAGCTAGAGCCGGATCACTGTGGCGTTCCTGGCTTTGAACTCTCCTGCAATACCTCTGATCATTCTTCTAATCATCCGGTGCTCAGGTTCGAATACCAGGTCAACACCTCTCTCCCTGGACTCCATCTCTCCTTATCTGTTGAGGCTTATGTTGATTCCATTGACTACAAATCCCAGCAACTTCACTTTTTATCCAAGTCAACCAATATTACACAACACTATGGCTACTACCTTACTCGTTCTCCTTTTAAACATTTTATGTTTATGGAAAATGTACTTGACAGTCCCAGATACTTAACAGACTATACCTTCTACAAGTGTTCAAGAAGCGGATACGTAGGGATAATCGATAATATTATTGAAGTCGTCCCTTCTTTAAGTGGTCGTGATTTTCAAGTCTATGTGGTCTATTCTTACCTTAAAACTACAGAAGCGCTTCTAACATCTTGCACCAAGTTGTACAACATTTCACGTACACCGTTATTTGGGGGAGGATTGTCTTGGTCTCGACCCGATTGTAGGGATTGCGAAGGCAAACGACAGTACTGCAAATTTAAGGCAAACAGCACTACTAACACTCAGTGCTTTCCCATACCCAAAG GTCACTCGTCGCATAAAACAG GTAAAGTTGGAGGGATCTTACTCCTATCATTTATCCTTGTAGCCCTTTGTTATGTTATACACTTGTATAAGCAAAAGAAGAATTACCACCAGAAGATTGAAATGTTTCTGGAGGACTACAAAGCTCTTAAGCCCACAAGATACTCTTACGCTGACATTAAAAAGATAAGCAATCAGTTTAAAGTCAAATTAGGGGAAGGAGGTTATGGTTCAGTGTTCAAGGGACAACTTTCAAACGACGTTCCTGTTGCAATTAAGATCTTAAACGATAAAGTTGATGCTAAAGGTAGTGGAGAAGATTTTATAAATGAAGTTAGTACTATCGGCTTAGTACACCATATCAATGTGGTTCGCTTGGTTGGTTATTGCGCTGATGGCTGTAGGAGAGCACTTGTTTATGAGTTTCTACCAAACAAATCCCTGGAAAAGTTTGTCTATTCTAGAGAAAATCGTAGAAACAGGTTCCTTGGTTGGGAAAAGATGGAAGATATTGCTTTAGGGATCGCCAAAGGAATCGAGTATCTTCACCAAGGGTGCGCCCAACGAATCCTACACTTCGATATCAAACCTCATAACATCTTGTTGGATCAGAATTTTAATCCAAAAATCTCGGATTTTGGTTTAGCAAAATTGTGCACCAAAGGCCAAAGCATAGTTTCCATGACTATGGCTAGGGGGACAGTAGGTTACATCGCACCAGAAGTGTTCTCAAGGAATTTCGGAAAGGTATCATCCAAATCAGATGTTTACAGCTTTGGGATGTTGTTGCTTGAAATGGTTGGATCAAGAAATCATACTTCATTAGCAACAGAAAACACCAGCGAAGTATATTTCCCAGAGTGGATTTTCCATCAGCTTGAGCAAGGGAGGGAAACGAGAAGTGAGATTGAGGAAGAAGTTAATGAGAAGATAGAAAGGAAGTTGACAATTGTAGGACTTTGGTGTGTAAATTGGCATCCGGCAGACAGACCTTCAATGAAACAtgtgatccaaatgctggaagGAGAAGACTGCCCCGCCATACCTCCAAATCCATTTAGCTCAACAAGGTCAAGAAATGCATTACCACCATCCGCTATGCCCTTTGGCAACGAGCTTGAAGTTATTTCAGAATCAGAGTGA